From the genome of Symphalangus syndactylus isolate Jambi chromosome 13, NHGRI_mSymSyn1-v2.1_pri, whole genome shotgun sequence:
ccgtctctactaaaaatacaaaaattagccaggtgtggtggtgcccacctgtaatcccagctactcaggaggctgagacaagagaatcgcttgaaccagggaggcggaagttgcagtgagctgagattgcgccattgcattccagcctgggtgacaagagtgaaactccatctcaaaaagaaaaaaaggcttttgAAAACTAGAGGTGGGGGATGGAGGTAGGTGGGACGGGGGGATTTGGGGATGGACCTTGCAGAGTTAGAACTTGCCAGGGAAAGAGGGTGGTGTTAGGACTCGGGAGACAGGGTTAGGGCCCCAGGAGCAGGATCTAAGTCATCCTCCCCCACTATCCTGACACCACTGTTGCCCCAGGCCTGGGCCGAGGCCACTGGTGCATATGTTCCCGGGAGGGATAAGCCAGACCTGCCAACCTGGAAGAGGAATTTCCGTTCTGCCCTCAACCGCAAAGAAGGGTTGCGTTTAGCAGAGGACCGGAGCAAGGACCCTCACGACCCACATAAAATCTACGAGTTTGTGAACTCAGGTCTGCCAGATTGGAGTTCGTGTGGGAGGCTGGGCCCCAAGGGTTCCTGGCATGCCTACTCCCCTCACCACCTTTCTCAACAGGAGTTGGGGACTTTTCCCAGCAAGACACCTCTCCGGACACCAATGGCGGAGGCAGTACTTCTGATACCCAGGTGAGAATGTGCCCAACCTTCATGCCCCTCAGTCTCTAACCTGTCCCCATGGGCCTCGTCCTCTCCCTCTAGACCATCCCCCCGCTCCCCTGCCTCCAGCCTGCCCCTCACCTGAGCCAGTGCTGGCCCTGTCTGTCCCTGCTCCAGTCTCCTCAGGAGAAAATTCCAAGTCTTCACCCAGCATTCCAGGCCCGAGCACACCTTCCTGGGATTTCATGGATTTCCATTGGCAGGGGGCTGTCAGCCTCTTGGAAACTGAAAAACTCCCTCACCTTGATCCTGCTGAGGCCTGAGCCGGGGCAGCATCCCCTCTGAAATTCTACCCAGCCTGCTCTGCCCAGGTCTTACCTGCATAGAGCCAGATCCTTGGGTTGGAATGGTAGCACCTGGTGTTCATTAGTGTTTGTTTGGCTGTTGATGCCATGGCTggttctgtccccaggctggaagcCCCTTGAAGGCAGAGCTCAAGCCTGACCTCCCTGCATTGCTGAGAACAGACCTGGTCCATATGAAGTCTCCAGAAAAGGCTATGGAAATgcttgattctctttttttttgtttccctccAGGAAGACATTCTGGATGAGTTACTGGGTAACCTGGTGTTGGCCCCACTCCCAGATCCGGGACCCCCAAGCCTGGCTGTAGCACCTGAGCCCTGCCCTCAGCCCCTGCGGAGCCCCAGCTTGGACAATCCCACTCCCTTCCCAAACCTGGGGCCCTCTGAGAACCCACTGAAGCGGCTGTTGGTGCCGGGGGAAGGTGAGTGTCAGCTGCAGGCTGGGAGGGCTGAGGTCTGGACGGTAGCCCCTGACTCTCAATCCCTCTCTCCTTCACGCCACTGCTGCCGCTGCTCAGAGTGGGAGTTCGAGGTGACAGCCTTCTACCGGGGCCGCCAAGTCTTCCAGCAGACCATCTCCTGCCCGGAGGGCCTGCGGCTGGTGGGATCCGAAGCGGGAGACAGGACGCTGCCTGGATGGCCAATCACACTGCCAGACCCTGGCGTGTCCCTGACAGACAGGGGAGTGATGAGCTACGTGAGGcatgtgctgagctgcctgggtGGGGGACTGGCTCTCTGGCGGGCTGGGCAGTGGCTCTGGGCCCAGCGGCTGGGGCACTGCCACACATACTGGGCAGTGAGCGAGGAGCTGCTCCCCAACAGCGGGCATGGGCCTGACGGCGAGGTCCCCAAGGACAAGGAAGGAGGCGTGTTCGACCTGGGGCCCTTCATTGTAGGTGAGTGAGACGGGGGCTTCGCCCTGGCCAGTACGAAGCAGCCTGTACAGTGGTTAACAACTCaggattggccgggcacggtggctcacgcctgtagtcccagcactttgggaggccgaggtgggcggatgacaagttcaggagttcgagaccagcctggccaacgtagtgaaaccccatctctactaaagatacaaaaaaatagtcgggtgtggtggcacgcgcctgtaatcccagctactcgggaggctgaggcagaagaatcgcttgaacccaggaggcggagactgcagtgagctgagatcgcaccactgcactctagcctggcgacagagcgagactctgtctcgaacaacaacaaaaaaaaagaactcaggaTTAGGACTGAATTCAGACCCTGGCTGCCCTTGGCCCGCTGTATAACCGAGGCAAAGGACTTTGCCCTGAGCCCGTGGAATCTGAGAACGGTCTCCTCTCTCTACCTGCCTGCCAGCGCTGGGGTGAGACACAGGCCCAGTACACAGAGCATGCTCAGGGAATTAGCTGCCACTGTCATCATCATCGTAACTAATGATGGTGAACAGACCAATAGCAGGAAAGCTACGTCCCTTAGGGTTTCGCTGTACGGTGGcactttctgccatgatggaAATGACAGTCACCTGCACTGTCTGATGCAGCAGCCACTAGCCACAGGGGCCGAGCACTCAGGTGAGGCAAATGCAACCAGGACGTGATTCGTTTTAATTggttacaatttatttatttatttttatttatttatttatttttattttttttttttgagacggagtctcgctctgtcccccaggctggagtgcagtggcgtgatctcggctcactgcaagctccgcctcccgggttcacgccattctcctgcctcagcctctccgagtagctgggactacctacaggcgcccgccaccaagcccggctaattttttgtatttttagtagagacggggtttcaccgtggtctcgatctcctgacctcgtgatccgcccacctcggcctcccaaagtgctgggattacaagcgtgagccaccgcgcctggccagttggTTACAATTTAAACTGAAATAACCTTACATGACTAATGGCTGCAATTGGACGGTGCAGCCTCAGACAGGACTGAATGCCAACCAGCTTCTCCAGATTAACTGAGCATCCTTGGGAGCATGGGCCCTCTACTCTGGGCCTGTTATGAATGCTGAGGCTTGGGGGCTTGGGGGTGTGGCCTTCCAACAACCCCACcctgatgggagggagggagagaaggagtggACTTTCCCCAAACAAGCAGTCCCCTGGTCGAGGCAGCAGAGGGTCTTAGGTCAGGGGAGATGGTGGGGGTTATCATTCAAGTTTACGGGGAAGGGTGGGTAGAGGGTCCTCTTCTCATCCCTGACTAGGCTCCTGGGCCCCTAGATCTGATTACCTTCACGGAAGGAAGCGGACGCTCACCACGCTATGCCCTCTGGTTCTGTGTGGGGGAGTCATGGCCCCAGGACCAGCCATGGACCAAGAGGCTCGTGATGGTCAAGGTGCTTGCAGACCTGAGTCCCTGGGGCTGAGAGGGGTGGCCTTACAGAGGGAAGAGGTTGCTCCCAGGAACTCCAACTCCCAGAGGGCCCTCTAAAAAACTGCAACTTCCAAGATCTCTGCAATAACCAGTTTTTCATCCCCGGGAGCTCCTTCCCATGGCCTCACCTGCAGAACCTGTTTTGAACTCTCTAAACCAGTGGTCCCCAAACtatttggcaccagggaccagtctcatggaagataatttttccacggACAGGGAGggggtggttttgggatgaaactccTCCActgcagatcatcaggcattagattctcctaagGAGCAGCCTACATCCCTCCCGTGCACAGTTCGATAGAGTTCATGCTcctctgagaatctaatgctgccgctgatctcacagaaggcagagctcaggcagtaatattCCCCCACCCGCTGCTCACATCCTGCTGTGCAACCTGGTCCCTAACAGGCCATgggggggttggggacccctgctctaaacCATGTAGAAGCTGGGGGACTCAAGTTTTAGCTGCCATTGTGAGGCCATGGCTGTGGCTCCCAGGAGTCGAGATCACAGACTGCTCAGCCCTGACTCCTGggaattctgtgtgtgtgtgtaaaactactgtgtgtgtgtgtgtgtgtgtgtgtgtgtaaaactacAACTCCCAGCAGCCCTGGGCCTATGGTTcattctgggtgtgtgtgtgtgtgtgtgtgtgtgtgtgtgcgtaagACTACAACTCCCAGCAGCCCTGGGCCTATGGTTCatcctgggtgtgtgtgtgtgtgtgtgtgtgtgtgtgtgtgtaaaactacAACTCCCAGCAGCCCTGGGCCTATGGTTCATCCTGGGTTACAACAGGGGCTGCAGGGAGTTGTAGTCCTCCCAGCCCTGACTCCTGTCCCCACTTCCCCCACAGGTTGTGCCCACGTGCCTCAGGGCCTTGGTAGAAATCGCCCGGGCAGGGGGTGCCTCCTCCCTGGAGAACACTGTGGACCTGCACATTTCCAACAGCCACCCACTCTCCCTCACCTCCGACCAGTACAAGGCCTACCTGCAGGACTTGGTGGAGGGCATGGATTTCCAGGGCCCTGGGGAGGCTTGAGCCCTCGCTCCTCATGGTGTGGCCTCTAACCCCCCTGTCCCCCACCACCTCA
Proteins encoded in this window:
- the IRF3 gene encoding interferon regulatory factor 3 isoform X2, whose product is MGTAKPRILPWLVSQLDLGQLEGVAWVNKSRTRFRIPWKHGLRQDAQQEDFGIFQAWAEATGAYVPGRDKPDLPTWKRNFRSALNRKEGLRLAEDRSKDPHDPHKIYEFVNSGVGDFSQQDTSPDTNGGGSTSDTQEDILDELLGNLVLAPLPDPGPPSLAVAPEPCPQPLRSPSLDNPTPFPNLGPSENPLKRLLVPGEEWEFEVTAFYRGRQVFQQTISCPEGLRLVGSEAGDRTLPGWPITLPDPGVSLTDRGVMSYVRHVLSCLGGGLALWRAGQWLWAQRLGHCHTYWAVSEELLPNSGHGPDGEVPKDKEGGVFDLGPFIVDLITFTEGSGRSPRYALWFCVGESWPQDQPWTKRLVMVKVVPTCLRALVEIARAGGASSLENTVDLHISNSHPLSLTSDQYKAYLQDLVEGMDFQGPGEA
- the IRF3 gene encoding interferon regulatory factor 3 isoform X6; its protein translation is MGTAKPRILPWLVSQLDLGQLEGVAWVNKSRTRFRIPWKHGLRQDAQQEDFGIFQAWAEATGAYVPGRDKPDLPTWKRNFRSALNRKEGLRLAEDRSKDPHDPHKIYEFVNSGVGDFSQQDTSPDTNGGGSTSDTQEDILDELLGNLVLAPLPDPGPPSLAVAPEPCPQPLRSPSLDNPTPFPNLGPSENPLKRLLVPGEDLITFTEGSGRSPRYALWFCVGESWPQDQPWTKRLVMVKVVPTCLRALVEIARAGGASSLENTVDLHISNSHPLSLTSDQYKAYLQDLVEGMDFQGPGEA
- the IRF3 gene encoding interferon regulatory factor 3 isoform X5; its protein translation is MVGRKHGWSCPVTGIKPGKPAWAEATGAYVPGRDKPDLPTWKRNFRSALNRKEGLRLAEDRSKDPHDPHKIYEFVNSGVGDFSQQDTSPDTNGGGSTSDTQEDILDELLGNLVLAPLPDPGPPSLAVAPEPCPQPLRSPSLDNPTPFPNLGPSENPLKRLLVPGEEWEFEVTAFYRGRQVFQQTISCPEGLRLVGSEAGDRTLPGWPITLPDPGVSLTDRGVMSYVRHVLSCLGGGLALWRAGQWLWAQRLGHCHTYWAVSEELLPNSGHGPDGEVPKDKEGGVFDLGPFIVDLITFTEGSGRSPRYALWFCVGESWPQDQPWTKRLVMVKVVPTCLRALVEIARAGGASSLENTVDLHISNSHPLSLTSDQYKAYLQDLVEGMDFQGPGEA
- the IRF3 gene encoding interferon regulatory factor 3 isoform X3, which translates into the protein MVGRKHGWSCPVTGIKPGKPAWAEATGAYVPGRDKPDLPTWKRNFRSALNRKEGLRLAEDRSKDPHDPHKIYEFVNSGVGDFSQQDTSPDTNGGGSTSDTQEDILDELLGNLVLAPLPDPGPPSLAVAPEPCPQPLRSPSLDNPTPFPNLGPSENPLKRLLVPGEEWEFEVTAFYRGRQVFQQTISCPEGLRLVGSEAGDRTLPGWPITLPDPGVSLTDRGVMSYVRHVLSCLGGGLALWRAGQWLWAQRLGHCHTYWAVSEELLPNSGHGPDGEVPKDKEGGVFDLGPFIVGSWAPRSDYLHGRKRTLTTLCPLVLCGGVMAPGPAMDQEARDGQGCAHVPQGLGRNRPGRGCLLPGEHCGPAHFQQPPTLPHLRPVQGLPAGLGGGHGFPGPWGGLSPRSSWCGL
- the IRF3 gene encoding interferon regulatory factor 3 isoform X1, giving the protein MGTAKPRILPWLVSQLDLGQLEGVAWVNKSRTRFRIPWKHGLRQDAQQEDFGIFQAWAEATGAYVPGRDKPDLPTWKRNFRSALNRKEGLRLAEDRSKDPHDPHKIYEFVNSGVGDFSQQDTSPDTNGGGSTSDTQEDILDELLGNLVLAPLPDPGPPSLAVAPEPCPQPLRSPSLDNPTPFPNLGPSENPLKRLLVPGEEWEFEVTAFYRGRQVFQQTISCPEGLRLVGSEAGDRTLPGWPITLPDPGVSLTDRGVMSYVRHVLSCLGGGLALWRAGQWLWAQRLGHCHTYWAVSEELLPNSGHGPDGEVPKDKEGGVFDLGPFIVGSWAPRSDYLHGRKRTLTTLCPLVLCGGVMAPGPAMDQEARDGQGCAHVPQGLGRNRPGRGCLLPGEHCGPAHFQQPPTLPHLRPVQGLPAGLGGGHGFPGPWGGLSPRSSWCGL
- the IRF3 gene encoding interferon regulatory factor 3 isoform X4 codes for the protein MPYTRRPDHGNRKATDPALAGVAAGPGATGGRGLGEQEPHALPHPLEARPTAGCTAGGFRNLPGVGDFSQQDTSPDTNGGGSTSDTQEDILDELLGNLVLAPLPDPGPPSLAVAPEPCPQPLRSPSLDNPTPFPNLGPSENPLKRLLVPGEEWEFEVTAFYRGRQVFQQTISCPEGLRLVGSEAGDRTLPGWPITLPDPGVSLTDRGVMSYVRHVLSCLGGGLALWRAGQWLWAQRLGHCHTYWAVSEELLPNSGHGPDGEVPKDKEGGVFDLGPFIVGSWAPRSDYLHGRKRTLTTLCPLVLCGGVMAPGPAMDQEARDGQGCAHVPQGLGRNRPGRGCLLPGEHCGPAHFQQPPTLPHLRPVQGLPAGLGGGHGFPGPWGGLSPRSSWCGL